A stretch of the Archangium violaceum genome encodes the following:
- a CDS encoding prolyl oligopeptidase family serine peptidase: protein MNVLGFLGAVSEELLMKNLNRTLEFPTTRREPESGYTLHGRRFDDPYAWMERLGAAETQAWISAQEAVTHSVLRAVPGRDGLRAAVARSARYARRSPPIHAGPHGREFLWQADARDDKLKFMLRRGEGAPLETLLDPNTWASNEALVFAVPSPDGTRVAFGKAVGGSHGAVIHVLDVETGRLLPDRPRGTSHASLAWRPDGSGFFYAACPEPGEVPAGDEAHWNAIYEHRLGSGVPARRVFGDDQEKEYWCSVKLSECGRFAVLYKWDYVHANVVYLLRLADDAFVPVAPAMRSLNQVQVIGDSLLIHTDLDAPRGRLCVAPLTAPTEWRTLIPESSDTLQTVAGVGGRLYAVYSHAASHRVRIHAEDGTYLRDLVLPALGSVNRNEGEGIVSGISGAWRGDEVWVNFMSFVQAPSVYRYDYATDRLSPYHVPDVGLDASEYVTDQVWYESPDGTRVSMFIIHRKDLPRDGRQPVRLSGYGGFNISVEPRFTALHAAWLKLGGVLAFANVRGGGEYGRAWHEAACKTRRQNAFDDYIAAARWLVSAGYTTPSRLASRGNSNGGLLVAVTAMQAPEAFGAVFCRAPTLDMLRFPRFGFMSSAVVEYGSPEDPIEGPYLAGYSPYHNVRADRRYPVMLFASALNDRIAPPHDPLKMVARLQAEGTRGGPYFLLPLRDSGHGGGTTLTALVEQDVDELSFYCWALDVAPLMPGEM, encoded by the coding sequence ATGAACGTGCTGGGCTTCCTCGGTGCGGTGTCGGAGGAGCTCCTGATGAAGAACCTGAACCGGACCCTGGAATTTCCCACGACGCGACGCGAGCCGGAGAGCGGCTACACGCTGCACGGCAGGCGGTTCGATGATCCCTACGCATGGATGGAGCGGCTCGGCGCCGCGGAGACCCAGGCGTGGATTTCGGCGCAGGAAGCCGTCACGCACTCCGTGCTGCGCGCGGTGCCGGGGCGCGATGGGCTGCGGGCAGCGGTCGCTCGCTCGGCACGCTATGCGCGGCGCTCGCCGCCGATTCACGCCGGTCCGCACGGACGCGAATTTCTCTGGCAGGCGGACGCCCGTGACGACAAGCTCAAGTTCATGCTCCGGCGCGGCGAGGGCGCGCCGCTCGAGACGCTGCTCGACCCCAACACCTGGGCGAGCAACGAGGCATTGGTCTTCGCCGTGCCGTCACCCGACGGTACGCGGGTCGCGTTCGGGAAGGCCGTTGGCGGCTCCCATGGCGCGGTGATCCACGTGCTCGACGTCGAGACGGGGCGGCTGCTTCCCGACCGGCCCCGAGGTACGAGTCACGCGTCGCTGGCCTGGCGACCCGACGGGTCGGGGTTCTTCTACGCGGCGTGTCCCGAGCCGGGCGAGGTGCCCGCGGGCGACGAGGCGCACTGGAACGCCATCTACGAGCACCGGCTCGGGTCGGGCGTGCCGGCCCGCCGCGTCTTCGGCGATGACCAGGAGAAGGAATACTGGTGCTCCGTGAAGCTCAGCGAGTGCGGCCGCTTCGCCGTGCTCTACAAGTGGGACTATGTGCACGCCAACGTCGTCTACCTGCTGCGGCTCGCGGACGACGCGTTCGTGCCCGTGGCTCCCGCCATGCGGTCTCTCAACCAGGTGCAGGTGATTGGCGATTCGCTGCTCATCCATACCGACCTCGATGCGCCGCGCGGCCGTCTCTGCGTCGCTCCGCTGACGGCACCGACGGAGTGGCGGACGCTCATCCCCGAGAGCTCGGACACGCTGCAGACGGTCGCTGGTGTCGGCGGCCGGCTCTACGCCGTCTACTCGCATGCGGCGTCTCATCGCGTGCGCATCCACGCCGAGGATGGCACCTACCTCCGCGACCTCGTGTTGCCAGCCCTCGGCTCGGTGAATCGCAACGAGGGGGAAGGCATCGTCAGCGGCATCAGCGGCGCCTGGCGCGGCGACGAGGTGTGGGTGAACTTCATGTCGTTCGTGCAGGCCCCCTCGGTCTATCGGTATGACTACGCGACGGATCGCCTGTCGCCGTACCACGTCCCCGACGTCGGGCTCGACGCATCCGAGTATGTGACGGACCAGGTCTGGTACGAGTCGCCCGACGGTACGCGGGTGTCGATGTTCATCATCCACCGGAAGGACCTGCCTCGCGACGGGCGCCAGCCCGTGCGTCTGAGCGGCTACGGGGGCTTCAACATCTCGGTGGAGCCGCGCTTCACGGCGCTCCATGCCGCATGGCTGAAGCTGGGCGGCGTGCTCGCCTTCGCCAACGTGCGAGGCGGCGGCGAATATGGCCGTGCCTGGCACGAGGCGGCATGCAAGACGCGGCGGCAGAACGCCTTCGACGACTACATCGCGGCGGCACGCTGGCTCGTCTCGGCGGGCTACACGACGCCCTCCAGGCTCGCCTCACGCGGCAACAGCAACGGCGGTCTGCTCGTCGCAGTCACCGCCATGCAAGCGCCCGAGGCCTTCGGGGCCGTCTTCTGCCGCGCGCCCACCCTCGACATGTTGCGCTTTCCGCGCTTCGGCTTCATGAGCTCGGCGGTCGTCGAATACGGCTCGCCCGAAGATCCCATCGAGGGCCCGTATCTCGCCGGGTATTCGCCCTATCACAACGTTCGAGCCGATCGCCGCTATCCCGTGATGCTCTTCGCGTCGGCGTTGAACGACCGGATCGCGCCGCCGCATGATCCGCTCAAGATGGTCGCCAGGCTCCAGGCGGAAGGCACGCGGGGTGGACCCTATTTCCTGCTGCCGCTCCGGGATTCGGGACACGGCGGCGGCACCACGCTGACGGCGCTCGTCGAACAAGACGTCGACGAGCTGAGCTTCTACTGCTGGGCGCTCGACGTCGCACCGCTCATGCCGGGTGAGATGTAG
- a CDS encoding epoxide hydrolase family protein — MRSIREESRESRPFRIDIPQAELDELRERLGRTRWPDELPGADWRYGASLGYLKELAEYWRTSYDWRAHEATLNSHPQFITRIDGQDIHFLHVRSPEPHALPLLLTHGWPSSIVEYLDVIGPLTNPRAHGGDPADAFHLIIPSLPGYGFSGPTHEAGWGARRIARAWAELMHRLGYERYGAQGGDWGTWISRELGLLVPDRVVGVHTNGLITFPVGAPGEMEGLSDADQARLAFADHYQRELYGYKKIQSTRPQTLAYGLTDSPVGQLAWIIGVFKEWTDCTHSPEDAISRDRLLTNVMVYWLTQTAHSSSRSFVETPDSPEQADLPEDVKPTSVPTGVASFPRDILRPIRRFAERDHTNIIHWKEFDRGGTFAALEEPDLFIGDVREFFRRVR, encoded by the coding sequence ATGCGTTCGATCCGGGAAGAGAGCCGTGAGAGCCGACCCTTTCGCATCGATATTCCCCAAGCGGAGCTGGACGAGCTGCGCGAACGGCTGGGCCGTACCCGCTGGCCGGACGAACTGCCCGGGGCGGACTGGCGCTACGGCGCGTCCCTGGGCTACCTGAAGGAGCTGGCCGAGTACTGGCGCACCTCCTACGACTGGCGCGCCCACGAGGCCACGCTCAACAGCCACCCGCAGTTCATCACGCGCATCGACGGGCAGGACATCCACTTCCTGCACGTGCGCTCGCCCGAGCCCCACGCGCTGCCGTTGCTCCTCACCCACGGCTGGCCCAGCTCGATCGTCGAGTACCTCGACGTCATCGGCCCGCTCACGAACCCTCGCGCCCACGGCGGCGATCCCGCCGATGCCTTCCACCTGATCATCCCCTCGCTTCCGGGCTACGGGTTCTCCGGTCCCACCCACGAGGCGGGCTGGGGCGCGCGGCGCATCGCCCGGGCCTGGGCCGAGCTGATGCACCGGCTCGGCTACGAACGCTACGGCGCCCAGGGCGGGGACTGGGGCACATGGATCTCCCGCGAGCTCGGTCTGCTCGTGCCCGACCGGGTCGTGGGCGTGCACACCAACGGGCTCATCACCTTCCCGGTGGGGGCGCCCGGCGAGATGGAGGGTCTGAGCGACGCCGATCAGGCCCGCCTGGCCTTCGCGGACCACTACCAACGTGAGTTGTATGGCTACAAGAAGATCCAATCCACACGGCCCCAGACGCTGGCCTATGGTCTGACGGACTCTCCCGTGGGCCAGCTGGCATGGATCATCGGAGTGTTCAAGGAGTGGACCGATTGCACCCACTCACCCGAGGACGCCATCAGCCGCGACCGCCTGCTCACCAACGTCATGGTGTACTGGCTCACCCAGACGGCCCACTCCTCGTCCCGTTCCTTCGTCGAGACCCCGGATTCTCCCGAGCAGGCGGATCTCCCGGAGGACGTGAAGCCGACGTCGGTGCCCACCGGCGTGGCGTCCTTCCCCCGTGACATCCTGCGGCCCATCCGCCGCTTCGCCGAACGCGACCACACGAACATCATTCATTGGAAGGAGTTCGACCGGGGCGGCACCTTCGCCGCCCTGGAGGAGCCCGACCTCTTCATCGGCGATGTGCGGGAGTTCTTCCGCCGCGTGCGCTGA
- a CDS encoding TetR/AcrR family transcriptional regulator → MTTEYSGSGDPQRSIELLWGLQERGKRGPKPRLTVEQIVQEAIALADAEGLGALSMRRVADALKVAPMSLYTYVPSKAELIDVMLDRAYGELPRSEDVSGGWRARLEKIARENWALYHRHPWMLHIAKSRPVMGPNLIARYEHELRAVDGIGLTDVEMDSVVSLVAGHVEGAARRSVEAAQAERHTGMSDEQWWAAHAPLLEKVLDLQRYPTAARVGSAAGAEYGAATHPAHAFEFGLQRVLDGLEVFIQARTRGPR, encoded by the coding sequence GTGACGACCGAGTACAGCGGCAGTGGGGATCCCCAGCGGAGCATCGAGTTGCTGTGGGGGCTCCAGGAGCGTGGGAAGCGGGGGCCGAAGCCCCGGCTGACGGTGGAACAGATCGTCCAGGAGGCGATCGCGCTGGCGGACGCGGAGGGGCTGGGGGCGCTGTCCATGCGACGGGTGGCGGACGCGCTGAAGGTGGCCCCCATGTCGCTGTACACGTACGTACCGAGCAAGGCGGAGCTGATCGACGTCATGCTGGATCGGGCCTACGGCGAGCTTCCCCGGAGCGAGGATGTGTCCGGGGGCTGGCGGGCGCGGCTGGAGAAGATCGCCCGGGAGAACTGGGCGCTCTACCATCGGCATCCCTGGATGCTGCACATCGCGAAGAGCCGGCCCGTGATGGGGCCGAACCTCATCGCCCGGTATGAGCACGAGTTGCGCGCGGTGGACGGGATTGGCTTGACCGACGTGGAGATGGACTCGGTGGTGAGCCTGGTGGCGGGGCACGTCGAGGGGGCGGCGCGCCGCTCGGTGGAGGCAGCGCAAGCCGAGCGGCACACCGGCATGAGCGACGAGCAGTGGTGGGCGGCGCACGCTCCGCTGTTGGAGAAGGTCCTGGATCTCCAGCGCTACCCCACCGCGGCCCGGGTGGGGTCGGCGGCGGGGGCGGAGTACGGGGCCGCGACCCACCCCGCGCACGCCTTCGAGTTCGGCTTGCAGCGCGTCCTGGATGGACTCGAGGTGTTCATCCAGGCACGCACTCGGGGCCCGCGCTAG
- a CDS encoding helix-turn-helix transcriptional regulator — protein MAATPTWRGHLFFGPGRLLYAGPLGETRLHAHHSFQFLLSLGEPVALGDSRQQVRACGAAVIPPDVGHAVVGAASAAVLLHVSPDDLVGRNLRTLGLARDSVADWQRAGARLESLAPRALPRHWHEAEALAQEMIRVLQVNTAGPRPAHPAVKRLLRLLPEMLEEDVSLEALAARVGLSASRLSHLFSAEVGLPLRPYILWLRLHRAAESLRRGAPLTTAAHAAGFTDSAHLSHTFRRMFGLSPSEIAGVVEWVLPPTE, from the coding sequence GTGGCCGCGACCCCCACGTGGAGAGGGCATCTCTTCTTCGGGCCCGGGCGCCTGCTCTACGCGGGGCCCCTGGGCGAGACGCGGCTGCATGCCCACCACAGCTTCCAGTTCCTGCTCTCGCTCGGTGAGCCGGTCGCGCTGGGTGACTCCCGCCAGCAGGTCAGGGCGTGTGGGGCGGCCGTCATCCCGCCGGATGTCGGGCATGCGGTGGTCGGTGCGGCCAGCGCCGCGGTGCTGCTGCACGTCTCCCCCGATGACCTCGTCGGGCGAAACCTCCGGACGCTCGGCCTGGCCAGGGACTCCGTGGCCGACTGGCAGCGGGCGGGGGCACGACTCGAGTCGCTTGCCCCACGGGCACTCCCGCGCCACTGGCACGAGGCCGAGGCGCTCGCGCAGGAGATGATCCGCGTCCTCCAGGTGAACACGGCGGGCCCGCGACCCGCCCACCCGGCGGTGAAGCGACTGCTGCGCCTCCTGCCAGAGATGCTCGAGGAGGACGTGAGCCTCGAGGCGCTCGCCGCTCGGGTGGGGCTCTCCGCCAGCCGGCTCTCCCATCTCTTCAGTGCCGAGGTGGGCCTCCCGCTCCGGCCCTACATCCTGTGGCTGAGGCTTCACCGCGCCGCCGAGTCCCTGCGAAGGGGAGCGCCCCTCACCACCGCGGCGCATGCGGCGGGCTTCACCGACAGTGCGCATCTGAGCCACACCTTTCGCCGAATGTTCGGGCTGTCCCCCTCGGAGATCGCCGGCGTGGTCGAGTGGGTCCTTCCCCCCACGGAATAG
- a CDS encoding DUF3703 domain-containing protein, producing the protein MPMESKLRAAFEAELRQAAEAERDGGLPRAWRHLERAHILSQAYAGPHIRVHCLMFGFGWRRRDVRELLGQLARILVAGPGSWLGRAPLGNTGGANVGILTPMPIPEDLRVLLEASGNPPLHSRE; encoded by the coding sequence ATGCCGATGGAGTCGAAGCTGCGCGCCGCTTTCGAGGCCGAGTTGCGCCAGGCCGCCGAGGCGGAACGGGACGGTGGGTTGCCACGCGCCTGGCGCCACCTGGAGCGGGCCCACATCCTGAGCCAGGCGTATGCCGGGCCCCACATCCGGGTGCATTGCCTCATGTTTGGTTTCGGGTGGCGGCGCCGGGACGTGCGCGAGCTGCTCGGACAGCTCGCGAGAATCCTGGTGGCCGGGCCCGGCTCGTGGCTCGGCCGGGCACCGCTCGGCAACACGGGGGGCGCCAACGTGGGCATTCTCACCCCCATGCCGATTCCCGAGGACCTGCGAGTCCTTCTCGAAGCGAGCGGGAACCCGCCGCTTCACTCGCGAGAGTGA